Part of the Lolium rigidum isolate FL_2022 chromosome 6, APGP_CSIRO_Lrig_0.1, whole genome shotgun sequence genome, CGGAGGCCAGGAGGTCGGCGAAGAACTCCGCGACGGAGTCGAACAGGAAGCGGTAGGCGCGGTCGCCGTAGTACGTCTCGAGCGACTGCACGGCGAGCTTGGCCACCTTCCGGACCTTCTTGGACATCTTGCGCTTGGGCGTCTTCTTCTGATCCACCTCCATCGCCTCTGGTTTCTTCTCAGCCGCCTCCGCGGCGGGCTCgatctccatggccgccgcgggcTTGGCCTTGGCGGTCTTGGAGGAGAGAGCAGCGGACAGGTAGTCGCCGAACGTGGGCTTGGGCGGAGCCAATTCGCGGGCGCGCTTGCGGCTGGCCAATCTGGCGCGGAGGCCCTCTCTCTGCTTGCTCAGGTCCTTCTCCTTCCTGCGCGTCttgtcggcggcggcgcgctccTTGGCGTCCTTGCgcacgtcggggccgtggatgagGCGGAAGAGCAGCTCGGGGAAGTCCTTGAGGTAGCCGAACTCGGCGAGCGCGGCGACGTTGCAGGCGAGCGTCTTGGGGTGGTTGGTGTGCATCCAGAGCGCGGCGGCGTAGAAGCCCTCCTTATCCGACTTGCCGGTGCCGCGGACGCCGCGGAGGTTGCAGGCGAGCTTGAGGGCGGTGAGCGCGTCGTGGGCccaggcggcggcgaggagatcgCGCACGCGCTCGGGCGGCGTGTCGGGGACGacctggaagaagaagtcgaggcAGGGGTTGCCGGAGTTGGCGTAGGTGGCGGAGCAGTTCTCCGTGAGGGCCAGCCGCGGCTTGAGCGATGCCTTGATCTCGGCGGCGGACGGGGCGTTGAAGGCGGCGTCGAGCAGGTCGAGGAAGGGGTGCGACGCGGGGGctccgtcgtcggcggcggctggATCGCTCGATGGGTGAACCCCGCGGATGACGGGAGGGCCGAGGAGGGGTTTCGCGGCGGATTCCGCCTCCATCGCCATGgctgcggctagggttttggcaaGAGTGAGGGGGAAGATTGGTTTGGCGATCTGATCTGGTACTCTGGCCAACACGGGTCTTATTTAACAATTAAATCCTAAACCGACATAAAACAAATTACCGGAAGATCCCTATAGTAACCGACATAAGAAATAcgatttattcttttattttgacGGAGAAAATTACAAGAAATTTCACGGTACATGTGTGTTTGTGTGCGTGCGTGAGCACGATTGCTATGGTGTGTCGCCCCACTAACATTGTAAACCACTGTTTTTCAACTTAAAATTATCAAAATCCAACACGAGACAAAAATCACTAGATTTTGCGAGTCTTTTCTGCAGGATGCGATTTGAAGCGAATTGACACAAAATCTGACCAGTTGGCATTGGTCCCAATGTCAGGACCGAGGTGTCATTGATTTCACTTGTTAGcccattttaataaataaaatatccACAAAAAGATAACGGAAAAGGGAGGTCATCTCCTTCATTCCCCACTCGACCACCACCGCCCCCGACACTACCGAGCACCGTTGCCTCCAAACTCCCATCATGAGCATCGCTGCCACGCTCCTCTCTCTCCCCGCTCGGTCCATCATAGGATCAAGCACGAGTTCTCTACATCCTATACCCCTCAGCAAAatagtgttgttgaaaggaagagatGGACAATCAttaagatggcaagaaccatgttagaTGAATTCAAGCCTCCATAAAACcttggagaagccatctctaccgcGATTCATTATTCGAATCGGCTCTTTCTCCGCCTGTAGCACAACAAGACCCCGTGCGAGCTCATCACGGGGAACAAGCCCAATGTCTTCTACTTCCGCATCTTTGGATGCAAGTGCATTGTCTAATACAAGAAGGAAAGACTCGGTAAATTCGAAACTAGATCTATTGAAAGTATCTTTGTTAGTTATGCTGATGACTCTCACACCTATAGGTACTACAACCAAGCCAACGGTTgtgttgaagtatcttgtgatgtggaGTTCTTCGAGAATAAGGCTCCCAAGAGGAACAAGTTGTTCCAAGTGATGTACGTGGTGGAGAATCTTCTCAAGTCATCAAGGCTATGGGCATTGGGCATATCTTGCCCATGGAAATCCATGACGTTATTGATCAAGTAAATGATGGAGAAGACTCAAGATCAACTCAAGTGGAGCCTATCTCTACTCAagttgaaccatcaagtgcatCACAAGAGGAGCCGCTTGATGAAGAACAATCACCTAACCCTCAATCTCTTGAGAAATATCATGAAGGAGAACAAGACTCTTCTACATCTCAAGATAAAACTCAAGTTGTTATTCATGATCAAGATCGACGAAGAGATAaatttgttgatcatgaaggaaccatccggaagatcaaggccgccacAAAGTCAAGTGTCATGCAAGTTGAAAAGATCATTGGAATCATTTccaaaggagtggtaactcgtagacacataGCTCTTCAAACAAACTTTTGtgaacatcatgcttgtgtgactatttttgagccactcaaggtgtATGAGGCCTtgcgatccggattgggtaattgccatgcaagaagaactcGAGTTCTTCAACCACAATGAAGTAAGATGTATTATACTATGATATTCTGCTatactttgtgtaagatgtattgatggatgtatattatgtaccccgctcttaagtattggttatgatccaacttgtatgcaaaaacgtgtgtggggtgatatgtgtattagatgaaataacatGGTTTAGTGATtagatagtgacaacaaattcatgatcgattatggctttgccttttcttttgctatctcactagggaataagtgaatgcatgtgctatgttcgtcacgtgacaaaagtgatgatattgtttgctcaaggtagcatatttgatattgaaACATTATGTCAAAGTACTgatggctatactctgttaattcttaatacaagattgcttgaAATTTTTCCTATTTgtgaagtataagagagatgtgttgcatcatatctATGTTAGAACGTGATACCCGTATGAATGCGTATCTTACACATGTTGAAGTTATTTTctttatatctcattgatgaattgttattatccactacaactttaaagagagaatagtcaagtgaacccatgaacgccggtccaattttaatcataagaaacacctttccattgcatttatctttctttttatttgcagcactattttaatccgaaaataaaaaaatacttaTCTATTTTATTTGCACTCAAAAACCCCAAAAAAACCTTTACCAATTTTACATAGTTTACTTTACTCTAGTTactactttactttacttttacttacacgaaatcttgtgcttgaaaaccatgtcttaaacgtatctataatttttgatactccatggttgttttacaccaattcatatatgttttgctcatacttcgttgcacttttatacttttttcggcactaacctattaacaaggtgctaaagtgtcagttccctattttctgctgtttttgtatttcagaaaagttgtacagaaaatattctcggaattggacgaaacgcggGGAGAGCAGATTGACCACGGGCTTGGCTCGACCGTGAGTAGGGGCTAGCGAGGCAGTTGGGCCGGCTCCGGGAGGGGGCCTGGCCGGCGGTGGCGTGAGATGCTGGAAGGGTGGATTAGTAGATAAAAGATAAATAAATGAACATCTAGCTGATCCTGAAATTTTACAAAGAAGTCCAAATTTTAGAATGGGCTGACATATGTTGTCCTCCGACCGTTTTTGTTGTGCCACATCACTCTGATAGTGGGACCCACCAATCTGTCTTGTGAAACGAGTGTCTCAAACAAATCAGTGCTATCCGTTCTGTGTTACCACTAGAGTAGTGGTTTTTAAAAACCCTAACGTAAAGTGGCGGTTTCTTGATATCATTGTCTGTAATGTAGtgattttttgtaattttctccagTTCCATCGAAAGAAAATACTGCATGCAAGGAAGAAAATACTGCATGGAAGGAACTGTTTCGCTAACTTAAGATGAGGAGCAACACAGTCGACAAACTTCAATACTAGATAGAATCATCGACAATTTATTTTACAAATTATCGGTACTATAGGACTTCCATTCAGACAACATATTTACATATAAGTTCAAAACTGATAGAATGGCCGACAATTTATTTTAGTACAAATTATCGGTACTATAGGACTTCCATTCAGATAACATACTTGACATATATATTAAGTTACATGTTATTTGAGAAGTTCACATATTCAACCAAAATGGCCTGAAATGATGTAACAGTGAAGCGATAAAAATAAAATGCATGGCATTCAAACTGGCAAATACATAGTTCTACTAGCAGATAGCCTCAAGCATCATGGGTGCTGAATTAGAAGTTTGTTTTTTATGGGGGCGAAAAAAATCACGCTCAAGTTTAGTGTTATAGCCCAACTCGAACCCTCCTTGGATTGGATGAATGACACCGAAGCGAGGGTAGCACATGTCACATACTGGCTCCACCTTGCTATCTTCACATACGCATGTACTCAAATCATAAGGGTGTTGGCGGTAGCATGTCTTGCAAATGCAGTCCGCTGGAGAAGAAAAACGCAGGAAGCTAGGTCAAAGACTATGTAAGAAAGCAACAATTCAACATGAAATAAAAGCTATCAGAGAGAGGGGAAGAGCGACGTACAGCCACCATGACGACGACCCCCCCACCCAACGTGGAAACCAAGGACATTGTAGGAGGTTTCAGTAACTGGTTCATCTGAAAAAACAGACATGTTTTAGCCGAAGAACATGCAGTGTACAAAAGAATCTAACAAGGTTTTTAATATCTTTTTAAAAAGGTTACACAAATAATGCAATGATGACTTCTGTTAAATATCTAGACAGCATAATGCCCATCTATATGCCAACAAAGGGGCAAGTTCCTGCAATTAGTTCGCACATGAATCTAAACTGCACATAATGTGAAGCAGAGATGCATAATCAGGAATCGGAAAATCCAGCGAAGCAGTTGATGGGGGACTATACACGGTTAGAAAATTTTGTCATTTCCTCTGGCTGCTgatgtaatgaaataagcaatggAAGATACTAATGAGAGAACAGCATCACTACAGGAGCTGGAAGGGTCAGTCATAGAGTACGCAGTTCAGACTGGAAGTATTTACTTATACACTCTCCTTTCCTAACAGAAGTTAGAACTCAAATCACTTCCCTCAGCAGACCTAGGAATCATACATGTTGATCAAAGAATAGGAATGTGTAGTGCATTTTTATTTTAACATTTCTGATACAGCATGTCAATTCATGAAGTTTAATTTTCTCTTGATTATAAGTAGATTATACTTTTACTACTTCAGTCGATATAGCATATAAATCATAAATTACAGAAATCATGTACtcactccggttcatattaattgacttcaatatggatgtatctagaacactcccttcgtctaaaaataggtgtctcaactttatctaggtaGTAACTAAAATATGTTAAGAAAACTTAAAATTTACTAGAAACTAGTCATTCGGGATAGTAAGCTCGATACAAAAGCTGCATTGTTTAGTGAAAAATACACTCCGGAATGACAGATATCTATGTCTTAGAAAAAAATAGCTCTACACTCAGGCTGCAAAATAATTTGTGTTTGTAACCATCCAATGAACATGACAGCCCATTTTCAGATCGTTTCAATtttggttttatcaattttatttttcttttaattAAAAAAGAATATGTGAAATAAGTTGTATTTTCTAAACAAACTCTAGCTGAGTTTGTGTTTATGTGTTTTTTTATTAGAATAATATTGTATTAGTTGAAAAAATCGTACCTTTCTGTGTTTAATTGCCTGTTCTTTAACTTTGACGCATAAAGAATGCAATAAGAAGAATGCACAAAATGCTATATAGTATATACTTTAAAATAACCGATAACACAGACATGATCAAAACTCTAATAGCAGGAATATTTAAAACGGTAACTAGAACCCTTGTCATAAGCATGGGTAACTCTTTTTTTCCTCGTAAATCATGAAGCCTTCAAATTTACTAGGTCAAGAGACGAAAGCAGTTTCAAACATAAGTCTCAGAGTACTTTTTGATAAAGTAGTACTCTATGTGAGCGACATTTCAGCTCCCAGGTGCATATGATCCCAGGATGTGTTTAAAAGTTCAAAAACTGAGAATTGTTTTGACTATATGTGTGTGTCTCGCATGGGCCAGCAAAGTTTCATGAATAAAAGTACATGTGATGTCGTAGGAATAAAAAACAAATCCCGGAGCTCTAGGAAACATTTTTTGAAGCACAAAATTTGTTTTTTCTGCACAGGCCACAAAACAAtccttttaaaataaaattttacatgAACACACACAACAGACATTTACTGTATTAAATTTTTCGGATGTTTTTAAAATCGGAATTTAAAATTTCACCTGGGAAGGTATGCTCTTGGGAGCAAATTTGAATATCTGAGTATTCTATAAGCTAAGGTGAATCTTAGGCATATAGCAGTAGCTTTCTCAACATGATGGCATGTCTTTTGATGAAAATGCCATGCTCTTTTAAAGTTCATACTCTTGCACAGACAAAAGAGAATCAGATCAAGTAGATACATACCTAGAGGGGTGCATGTGACAACTTTATTGATATTCTTTCCTCTAGCGAGTTCAAAAAAGAACAGCGTTGGAGGAGCGGGTGGGAAGGACAAGCAGCCAGAGAGCTTCCGACGTGCCACGAAGTTGCCATGAGTCCAGCACATGCCCCTGTCAAGTCCGCTTCCGTCAATCACCATACCAGGAGCAGGTTCATACTCCTCACCCTAATCAACCAGCCAATCAGGTAAAAGGAATCGGTACAGGTAGCAGCAAAGGtaaaaaaatcatagaaaaataaaTTGGTTCGTTTTAGGAACCAAAAATAATTTGACACAGGAAGAACATCATGAACAAAAAGAACATATTACTTTAGGTACGAAAAAATAAATTGGTACAGGGAGCAAGGTAAAAAAAGGGGGAAAAAGCACCAACGACTGAATTTACTTAGTTGCTACCTCCTGAATTTTTACTGGTAGTTTAGGAAGATATCGACACAGTCTTCAACAAACAGCTTTATACATTAGGTATCAAAGTCTTTAAGTTTTATACATTAGGTACCGATATTCACAATCACATTGTCGATGCAACGCATCAAGTCTGAAGTGAAAACAGAAAGCAGTAAAGGTTGTTCTAGTAAAGAGAAGTAAATAAATCAAGTCTATTT contains:
- the LOC124663780 gene encoding uncharacterized protein LOC124663780, encoding MMNKAEETHCLIGPNPAVVPVDEDEDEEEARRPWGWLPLASVLFPRPDPGPVRAGVPLDTLQLQRFDDSPTVLGRLERLARDSKIVLECLGWYNSMHPGEEYEPAPGMVIDGSGLDRGMCWTHGNFVARRKLSGCLSFPPAPPTLFFFELARGKNINKVVTCTPLDEPVTETSYNVLGFHVGWGGRRHGGSDCICKTCYRQHPYDLSTCVCEDSKVEPVCDMCYPRFGVIHPIQGGFELGYNTKLERDFFRPHKKQTSNSAPMMLEAIC